The genomic window TCTAAAGTACAAGAAATAAACACCTAAATCAACACACATGCtacaaatctgaaaataaaattaaatattctgaaaaattactaaaaaaagaaagaaaaaaattgactgCATCTTAAAGAGACACCTCCAAGATTGATCATAAGTTCAGATTCTTCCTTCCTGGTATCTAATTCACCAGAAGCGTGATCACCAATTTCCCTGTTATGGTTCATCAACAGACTAAGAGTTGCTCTAGCAGCCTTCTAGCAAGAGAAGGACCAGGGATTTGATTCCTTACAGCCAGTGAAAATTCTTGGGTGATTTATGTGGAAAAATCACAGgccttcactttttttttgctatagtACTATTTATGCATACGTACACACCTACATGcacataaaacatttaaatggaTTTTATCACGAAGGAAGGGATATTTTTTTATGGGCCTGAAGGCAGAAATAGCCACACCCGTTCAGTCAGGAGTGTCTCCCTTTTCCACATCATGCCCTTCGCTCATGTGAAATACCTACTTTTTAGCTCTGGCACCTTAGGGGATTCCTTGCCTCTCTTACCActcctcccctttcccctttccctcacTTTCTAGACTACAGCCGAAACCCAGATCATCCCCCAGTGTTTTTATCATGTTAGCTGCACGTATATCCCTCTTTTCATCTTCCAGGTGGCACCTcatcccttcttccttcccactgGGAGCCATATTAGACCAGCAACAAACACTGCTTTATCTCTCTGGCATGCAATGAAACGAGGGCACCCCTGTCCTCATCTCAGCATGCTTCCTGCATTTCACACCTTGGAACCATGTAGGAAAAGTCAGATTCAACTCTAGAAAGCactacacatttaaaaaaataagagacaAACATGTTTTTGTGCTATGCACTGCAGCTTACCTTTCCCGAGGAACAGCAAACCAGTACTCTGGTTGCTTTATCTTTTTACTGTACTGTTGAGACATGGTGGTGCTCTGAGACGCAAAGGACTTTCTCATGGGCTTGCCTACTTTAATGCACAGAAACATTGGAGGAGTCTTGCTCTTCTCCTCTTTTGAAGGAAGCATATCTGAATGAGAGACAAAAGAAACAGGCTGCTTACAGGGAAGTACAAATACTGCAGCTGATAAAACATTGTCACAAAAGTTAATAATCTCATGCAAAGGAATATTCAGAGGCACTATACACAGAATTAAACCTGACAGGTCATTCAatagaaaaactgttttaataaatCTTTGTTCATCCTAAACTGTGGCCATTTACTCCCATTTCATCACAGCCTGTATCCCACTCAGCTGTACAGCTATGTATGGAATagtcctgtaaaacaaatcAGTAAGATGATCAGGCTGGGTGCAAACTGCAACATGAAGCAGGCAAGTAAAGTGGACAGTGTTTGACTGGGTCCAGGAAACCTATTCAGTTGAAGGGTAACcctacacacagacacacagccCGATCAGTTCCTCAACTCTGGCGGTCAGACAGCCATACAAACACCTTCTGTCTGCACAAGACAGGGTAAAGCATAAGAGCAGTTTAAGTTCATTAAATTGCTCGtgtgacaaaaaaaattgcttattaAACTATAGCCTCAATCACAATGAAGTTGCCTCATCCCCCTTGAATCAAGGGTATGTCCACTGGTTCATTAAAGTACCAAGAGAGAAGCACAAGCACTCCAGGATGGACTAGTGCTGAGAGGCACTGGGCTGTAGCAGAAATAGGAATGTGTACACACTATCCAGACTGAAATTTCATGTTGTTATATGCTTTCCAGTAACAGcctgaattttatttataataacCCAATTACCAATCAGGATAAAATGATCAGTCAATAAGACTCTACATATATTCCTATTTATCACTTCTTTCAGGGTTTCCATAACATGAAAGACACTAGACAGATGCCAATAGTGTCCAGAATACTTTGGTACCCCCCACCTTTACAGCAAGGCACTACTACTTTGGATACGATCAGAAATATACTGACAGACTTCACTGAAGCAACAGAAGTTACCAATACAGAGTGACAATTCCTAGGCCATGAAGTGTGCCCCCTGTCAATACTGCAACTGGATGACATTTCACTGTCCTTCTTAAAGCCAGTAAACAGAGGTGACGATTACATAAACAGAGATCACTGAATACGGAAAGAACACACAAGCTACTTATCAAACTAGAAGCTTACGGAATttgaagctatttttttttttcttcaagatgtcagataatataaaaatgtaatatacAAGAGTAAAAAAAAGACCAGGTATTATAGAAAGAGGAAATTTAGAACGGAAGGCTATCAATTCAAAGATTACCGTCATAATGCTGTCCAACGCTCAGAGGAAACAAGGATAACCAGAGACCTACCTTCAATTGGCACTTGAATTTTCTGCAGCAGCCACAGTCTGATTTCTGATTGATTGTCTAACTGTGTTTCTTGACAGGTCTTGTCTACAGCTGGTACTAATGAAGAGCCCACAGACTCTTTCAGatccttttcctctgctgctgctgagctgatTTCTAATGAAGGTGCCTTTCTTTCAACACAGCAGGAATCAAGCTCCATACTTTTAACTGTATGGACTTCATTAGCGTGGGACTTTGAACAGCTAAGTGTAAGGTCTATGCCAATTGCTTTATTGTTTTCACCTTTCTGGATTTCAGCCTTGTGTAAGTCTTCAGATGACTGAGACCCATTCCCATCTTTATTGAGGTAAAATTCAATAAGTTTATCTTTCTCTAGCTCTTTCTTAGTGTCCAGTGCAGTCTCCACCTTACCTGTCGGGGAACTGATACATTTGTTTACTTCTGGAATAACATCTTGCTTTTCACACAGCTCTAAGTCTAAGTCAGCTTTAGGTTCAacactgtcctttttttccaaggaatCAACTGTCAAGTGCTCCTGGACTTCTGTAGTGGGTTTGGTTACCTGCTGCTTAGTTCTCCCCAACTCCCTGGGGTGAGCCAGCAAGCCTTCCATTACTGAGGTTTTCCTGTCCAACCCTCTATCCATATGAGATGACGTCTTTTCCAGCTCAATGAAGTcatcctccccttctcccaaaagggatttttctttggttttgatgtctgaatcatttttttccccagagggCTCCTTGGCACATGGATCCACAGCAAACTTTTCTAAATGTTCAGTGGCAGTGATGTTGTTGGGAAACTCCACTGACTTTGACTTGATTGAGCCTGTACTCTCAGATGACTGAAGAACTTCAAAATCAGCAGACTTTTCCTTATCTGAAGGCTTTATCTGTCTGGCATCCAGAGCAATGGATGGATCCCCATTCTGCTGCCTCTTTTCCTTGCTAAGGGATTTGAATTTGCTGAAAGGATTGATATCTTTCTCAGAGGACAGGTCTTCCCATTCTCCTGGCCTGTACAGAGGACAAAGATCCTTTGGTATGTCACTGTCAGGGAAAATGATGGATGTACATAGgatgttaaaagcaaaatggaaacagaaaaaaaatggaaaagaaaaaataaataatataccAACTTAAGCTCTGAAACTCAACAAAAAGTTActttctccaaaataaacaTACATCAACGGAAATAAgtgactttaaagaaaatggagaaaaatgttgaaaggataataccaaaataaaatgagtaAACCACTTGGCAGAATATGCCATGTGGGTGAAGAAATGGTACACATGTAATAACAACGTGCAAGTCATGAGACgttcagcaacaaaaaaccATAGGACATGTATTTAGCATCTGGAATTTCATTCATACCATGTTAATATTGTTATTTCCCACACCTGACAATGAGTCAACCTTTACAACCATCCATGCTTCCCTAGTCagtacaaatgtatttttgagaagaaagcaaattgGAGATAAGCCGTACCCTGTCTGAACACGTTTACTGCAAAACAGTAACAGGCACcagagttggggttttttcctcttatttttctccattaatCAAATGTACTTTTTGACTGCAGTCTTCcccaaagatttatttttaaagcaggacaatcataaaacatttcaaaatggaaaattcttAAAAACTTAACAACATACAACTTGAGCTCTTCATTACTGCTAAAAAGTCTGAGGTGAATGAGAATACAAGATTCTCATCACCCAAAAGTTACTAAGAAGTTACTAGACACTCCAGTAATAAGCGTAACACAAATATCTGGTAAGTTTTtcttgaaatgagaaaatggagGGAAGTAGATGAATTTCACTGATCAAACAGGAGCTACCTATACAGACAAAACCTTGCTTAGAACAAATATATAAGCAGTGCCTAGACCACGGATAAATGAAAGTATCCCACCCCAAAAAGtctattatttattataaatgCAAACTACCAATGCATTTCTGGTTCTGAAGTGGAAGTATTCCACAGACTGGTATTTCTGTAAGTACTGAAGATGGCAGTTAAGGTGCTGTTATcttcaaaaattttaaatactcCTCTCAGAACAGTCCTGGTAACACAACAAACGGTCCAAATCTAATCCTCTTCACGTCCACTGAAATACCCCCAGAGATGGGTCAGTGCAAGAGCCCAACCATAGCATGCCACCAATGCTTTTAATTACTGGTTTTTACTGGTCTCCTTTGCACCTTGGTTCTCATGTTCATGACCCATTTCTCTTTACTACCACTGAAGTGTTctcaaaagaaagcagaacaacAATACAAGCGAATCATTCCTTTGCTGACACTTTCCTTCCctgatttgttttattctgctgcATTAAAACTCTTCCCTTTCactctcccttctccttttccatgaCCCTTACTGAAAATCTGTAACCATTAAGTTCAGGGAAGAACACTCCTTACGATGGCAACGCGTCTTTAATCTTCATGTGAGAGATGTCATTGTAGAGTGCTATTGAGACAACCTCCTCCATGGGGCAGATGAGCCCATATTCTTCACAGCCATTCTCAATAACCAGAGGATCAGACTTATGTGGGTCAAACATGATATTGTTTGGAGTTACTATCATGACTCCTCCCACTACACCCTAAAATAGGAGAAGGAAGAGTTAGCATATCACATGTAATTCACTTATCATTTGTTATTGGATTTTAGGCTACtatcctgaaaagaaaaacctctctCCTGCCTCTTTATACCCCTCATGCAACGTTTGctaacaaaatgttttggtttccAATTGCATCAAGGCAGACGTTATAAGGagagtaaagaaaaacattgtttaGTGACACCCAAATTCCTGGCTGATAAGGAAAAACATCTGAACTATTCGAATTTCAGTGCTGGCTGCTATAAGCTAAAACTGCAGATTGTTAATCAATCTCAGACAAAATAGGTtagtggatttaaaaaaaaaaagtaccattTTATTCTAGGTGCAGCCACCTTCATGCAATACATGAATTTATATGCAACCAGCACGCTTGAAGGTGGTCGTACTCATGGAAATGTCAGGGTACTATGCTAAGCTACATTAGTTTCCCTTGATCTACTCTCCCAGAGGTACATGCGAAAAACCTTCTATATATAGGGACCAGACATGAAACAGTTTCTCCCTGATCTAGAAGCAGCTTCCATCACTGATCCAAGCATATATTGCACAGCTGTAGAAGACACATTTAATTCTTCAAAACATGCTCTAGCCATGGATTCGATAAGAGGCTGCATCAGCCTTTACTCTGCATTCAACCTATGGCAACTGACCATTTTTCAAGGTTTAAAAAGGAGATTTCCAATGTCTGGCTCCTGCACCCTCTCTTCCAGATGAGCTACAGTATTTACCAGACCAACTCAGAAGCTGTGTGTAAATCATGACATCTGACAAATAGGAGCCACAGATCAACAGGAAAGACCTACACTATAGATACTATTACTTATCCAAGGTCATCTGTAAGGCAAGCCAAGGTAGGCTAACAAATAGGCAGGTAAAGGACCACAagcttggtttgttttttttcaaatcaggGAGACGCCAAGCTGATGCCTTGGCACTGGCAAGTGAATACATGTGTGCCTGCTCCTTTGTAAAGCAAAGCCTGTATGTATTTCCCATTTACTTCTCTTGTATGACTCACATACACGTGCCTGGTTTGCATTTGGATGAAAGAATCAAGATCAAGTACAGAGGCTTCTCCCACAGGTATATGAATCTATTTAGCCAGAAGAGCAATACATCA from Gavia stellata isolate bGavSte3 chromosome 2, bGavSte3.hap2, whole genome shotgun sequence includes these protein-coding regions:
- the NCOA7 gene encoding nuclear receptor coactivator 7 isoform X2, which produces MVSQKPHGTIEYTAGNQDTINSIALKFNITPNKLVELNKLFTQTIVPGQILFVPETSAVRLSSFSPVVPVSPSSSDAEYDKLPDADLARKAFKPVERVLSSTSEEDEPVVVKFLKMNCRYFTDGKGVVGGVMIVTPNNIMFDPHKSDPLVIENGCEEYGLICPMEEVVSIALYNDISHMKIKDALPSPGEWEDLSSEKDINPFSKFKSLSKEKRQQNGDPSIALDARQIKPSDKEKSADFEVLQSSESTGSIKSKSVEFPNNITATEHLEKFAVDPCAKEPSGEKNDSDIKTKEKSLLGEGEDDFIELEKTSSHMDRGLDRKTSVMEGLLAHPRELGRTKQQVTKPTTEVQEHLTVDSLEKKDSVEPKADLDLELCEKQDVIPEVNKCISSPTGKVETALDTKKELEKDKLIEFYLNKDGNGSQSSEDLHKAEIQKGENNKAIGIDLTLSCSKSHANEVHTVKSMELDSCCVERKAPSLEISSAAAEEKDLKESVGSSLVPAVDKTCQETQLDNQSEIRLWLLQKIQVPIEDMLPSKEEKSKTPPMFLCIKVGKPMRKSFASQSTTMSQQYSKKIKQPEYWFAVPRERVDHLYTFFVQWSPEIYGKDAKEQGFVVVEKEELDMIDNFFSEPTTKSWEIITVEEAKRRKSVCSYYEDDDDDTLPVLKHHSALLENMHIEQLARRLPARVQGYPWRLAYSTLEHGTSLKTLYRKSSSLDSPVLLVIKDMDNQIFGAYATHPFRFSDHYYGTGETFLYTFSPNFKVFKWSGENTYFINGDTSSLELGGGGGRFGLWLDADLYHGRSNSCSTFNNDILSKKEDFIIQDVEVWTFE
- the NCOA7 gene encoding nuclear receptor coactivator 7 isoform X1: MVSQKPHGTIEYTAGNQDTINSIALKFNITPNKLVELNKLFTQTIVPGQILFVPETSAVRLSSFSPVVPVSPSSSDAEYDKLPDADLARKAFKPVERVLSSTSEEDEPVVVKFLKMNCRYFTDGKGVVGGVMIVTPNNIMFDPHKSDPLVIENGCEEYGLICPMEEVVSIALYNDISHMKIKDALPSDIPKDLCPLYRPGEWEDLSSEKDINPFSKFKSLSKEKRQQNGDPSIALDARQIKPSDKEKSADFEVLQSSESTGSIKSKSVEFPNNITATEHLEKFAVDPCAKEPSGEKNDSDIKTKEKSLLGEGEDDFIELEKTSSHMDRGLDRKTSVMEGLLAHPRELGRTKQQVTKPTTEVQEHLTVDSLEKKDSVEPKADLDLELCEKQDVIPEVNKCISSPTGKVETALDTKKELEKDKLIEFYLNKDGNGSQSSEDLHKAEIQKGENNKAIGIDLTLSCSKSHANEVHTVKSMELDSCCVERKAPSLEISSAAAEEKDLKESVGSSLVPAVDKTCQETQLDNQSEIRLWLLQKIQVPIEDMLPSKEEKSKTPPMFLCIKVGKPMRKSFASQSTTMSQQYSKKIKQPEYWFAVPRERVDHLYTFFVQWSPEIYGKDAKEQGFVVVEKEELDMIDNFFSEPTTKSWEIITVEEAKRRKSVCSYYEDDDDDTLPVLKHHSALLENMHIEQLARRLPARVQGYPWRLAYSTLEHGTSLKTLYRKSSSLDSPVLLVIKDMDNQIFGAYATHPFRFSDHYYGTGETFLYTFSPNFKVFKWSGENTYFINGDTSSLELGGGGGRFGLWLDADLYHGRSNSCSTFNNDILSKKEDFIIQDVEVWTFE